The genomic region GAATAAGTCGAACTAGTTACTTCTCCTATTTCTATTTCTAGAATTCTTATCTTATAACCATGACGAGGGATTACTCTTATACCTTTTTGCAATTTAAACCCAACTCTTATTCTTTTTACGCCATTCTTAAGTTGTTCCTCAACTTTCTCTTTGCCTATAAAATTTTTATCTAAATCAAAGACCCAATATCTGGCCTCTACTGGTGTCGTGTTTTCATCTATATCCTCTCCATATAGTACAAAACCCATTTCTTGCCTTAAACTATCCCTCGTTATTAGCCCTGCCGGTTTAATTCCTTTTTCTATGAGTTTATTTATTATCCTTTCGGCAACCTCCACCTTAGCCCAAACTTCCAAACCGTCTTCTCCTGTCCATCCAGATCTACTTAGTAGAAATACGTCTTCTCCTAGAAAATTAGAATTTAAAACAAACTGTAAAGGTTGTAGGTCCGTTTTATATCCTAATAATTCCCATACTCTTCTACCTTGTATTGCCAGCATAACATAATCGAAAGTTAAGTCCTCAACTTCCAGCGAAGAATTACGTTTTATCCAGTTGATATCTTTATCTCTATTAATAGCATTAGTCACCATTAAAAACTCTGTATCTGAAACCTTGTAAATCATTATGTCGTCTATAAATCCACCTTTCTCATTTAGCATTGCAGAAGGCCCTATCATCCTAAAGTTTTCAGTCGATAATGACCTAGTTACTATCTTATCTAGTTCTTCTTTTTTTCCTTTTATTCTTATTCTACCCATGTGAGACAAGTCAAAAAACGCCGCATTTTGCCTTACAGCCATGTGCTCGTCTTGATAAGAAGTATAATCCATTGGCATTTCCCATCCAGCAAATTCTCCAAAATTTGCACCTATCCTCTCTTCAACTGCTGAAAGAGGAGTTTTAAACAACATTATAATCCTCTATAAAATATACTATATGAAATTTAAATGGTCTACCACCCTTGGCTACCAAACCTTGATTATGAGAACGAAATGATTAGAGAAATAGGAGTAAATAGCATTGACGACCTATTTAAGGATATACCAGAGGAAATAAAATTAAAAAGATTATTGAATGTTGGTTATTCAAAACCTCTTTCAGAATATGAAATTTATTTAAGGCTCTTGGAACTTGAAAATAAGAACGCTAAATTAAGAATGCCTCCATTTTTAGGGGGAGGAGTATGTCCCCATTACGTACCAGAAGCAGTAAAGTTTGTTATATCGAGGTCTGAGTTTTACACTTCATATACTCCTTACCAACCAGAAATAAGCCAAGGCTTACTCCAGGCTTTATTCGAATATCAAAGTTTGATGGCAGATTTACTTGAAATGGAAGTAGTAAATTCGTCAATGTACGAGTGGGGATCTGCGTTAGCTGAAGCAGTATTAATGGCTTATAGGATAAACGGTAAGAAAAAGGTTGTAATTCCCGCATCAATTAATCCTTACCACAAAAAGGTCTTAGAAACCTGGACTTATGGGAAAGAGATAAAAATAAAGGAAATTCCTTATTCTAATGAAGGAAAGATTAACCTAGAAGTTGCAGAGAAAGAAATAGATGAAGAAACTTCCGCTGTTTATATTCAACAACCAAACTTTTTTGGAATATTTGAGACTGACATTGAAGAAATAGTTGATTTAGCTAAAAAGAAAGGAACCATTACGATTATGGGCGTGAATCCACTATCTTTAAGTTTAATAAAACCGCCTGGAGAATACGATATCGATATCGCGGTCGGAGACGGCCAGGAACTAGGTTTACCGTTAAATTTTGGAGGACCTTATATGGGAATTTTTGCCACTAAATGGGATGGTAAATTAGTAAGGCAAATGCCTGGTAGATTAGTAGGATTAACTACAGATTCTGAAGGTAAAAGGGGTTATACTCTTATTTTGCAGACAAGAGAACAATTCACAAGAAGAGAAAAAGCTACTTCCAATATAACCACAAATGAAGCCTTAATGGCCATAGCTAACGCAGTGTATATATCATTACTAGGAAAATCCGGTTTAAGGAAACTTGCAGAAGAAATATATAAGAGAAGTCATTATGCTCTTTTAGAATTTGAGAGAAAAGGAATTGGAAAAAGAAAGTTTAATTCCGATTTCTTTGAGGAATTTACAGTAAGTTTTCCCATAAGCTACGGTAAAATTCATGAGAATTTGAAAGCTAGAGGAATTTATGGAGGATTAAAAATCTCAGATAAAGATGCAATATTTTGCGTCACCGAAGTACACACAAAGCATATGATAAATGAAATGATAGAAGAGGTGAAGAAAATTGTGGAGACAAGCTAATTGGAACGAACCACTTATTTACGAATTATCAAGCGACAAAAAAAGAAAACAAGGAATTATAATACCAGAAGAGGATATTGATGTAAAAATTGACATACCTGAGAAAATTAAGAGAAAAAATGAACTCGAAATTCCGGAATTAAGCGAATTAGAAGTTGTAAGACACTTTGTAAGACTTTCACAGCA from Acidianus ambivalens harbors:
- the gcvT gene encoding glycine cleavage system aminomethyltransferase GcvT — encoded protein: MFKTPLSAVEERIGANFGEFAGWEMPMDYTSYQDEHMAVRQNAAFFDLSHMGRIRIKGKKEELDKIVTRSLSTENFRMIGPSAMLNEKGGFIDDIMIYKVSDTEFLMVTNAINRDKDINWIKRNSSLEVEDLTFDYVMLAIQGRRVWELLGYKTDLQPLQFVLNSNFLGEDVFLLSRSGWTGEDGLEVWAKVEVAERIINKLIEKGIKPAGLITRDSLRQEMGFVLYGEDIDENTTPVEARYWVFDLDKNFIGKEKVEEQLKNGVKRIRVGFKLQKGIRVIPRHGYKIRILEIEIGEVTSSTYSPYLGRVIGMGYINSSNAFFGFHANIEIRGKEYRAKISDFPLI
- the gcvPA gene encoding aminomethyl-transferring glycine dehydrogenase subunit GcvPA; translation: MVYHPWLPNLDYENEMIREIGVNSIDDLFKDIPEEIKLKRLLNVGYSKPLSEYEIYLRLLELENKNAKLRMPPFLGGGVCPHYVPEAVKFVISRSEFYTSYTPYQPEISQGLLQALFEYQSLMADLLEMEVVNSSMYEWGSALAEAVLMAYRINGKKKVVIPASINPYHKKVLETWTYGKEIKIKEIPYSNEGKINLEVAEKEIDEETSAVYIQQPNFFGIFETDIEEIVDLAKKKGTITIMGVNPLSLSLIKPPGEYDIDIAVGDGQELGLPLNFGGPYMGIFATKWDGKLVRQMPGRLVGLTTDSEGKRGYTLILQTREQFTRREKATSNITTNEALMAIANAVYISLLGKSGLRKLAEEIYKRSHYALLEFERKGIGKRKFNSDFFEEFTVSFPISYGKIHENLKARGIYGGLKISDKDAIFCVTEVHTKHMINEMIEEVKKIVETS